One window from the genome of Helicobacter pylori encodes:
- the apt gene encoding adenine phosphoribosyltransferase produces MNETLKEELLQSIREVKDYPKKGILFKDITTLLNYPKLFNKLIDVLKKRYLALNIDFIVGIEARGFILGSALAYALGVGFVPVRKKGKLPAHTLSQSYSLEYGRDSIEIHSDAFRGVKGVRVVLIDDLLATGGTALASLELIKALQAECIEACFLIGLKELPGIQLLEERVKTFCLLEC; encoded by the coding sequence ATGAATGAAACGCTCAAAGAAGAACTTTTACAAAGCATCAGAGAAGTGAAAGATTACCCTAAAAAAGGGATTTTATTCAAAGACATTACCACGCTACTCAACTACCCTAAACTCTTTAACAAACTCATTGACGTGCTCAAAAAACGCTATCTCGCTCTCAATATAGACTTTATCGTGGGCATTGAAGCGAGAGGGTTTATTTTAGGCTCTGCTCTCGCTTATGCGCTTGGGGTGGGTTTTGTGCCTGTGAGGAAAAAGGGCAAACTCCCCGCGCACACCCTGTCTCAAAGCTACAGCCTAGAATACGGGAGAGACAGCATAGAAATCCACTCCGACGCTTTTAGGGGGGTTAAGGGGGTAAGGGTGGTGTTAATTGATGATTTATTAGCCACTGGAGGCACAGCTTTAGCGAGCCTTGAGCTTATCAAAGCCCTACAAGCCGAATGCATAGAAGCATGCTTTTTGATAGGGTTAAAAGAATTACCGGGTATCCAACTTTTAGAAGAGCGAGTGAAAACCTTTTGTTTGTTAGAATGCTAG
- the dapF gene encoding diaminopimelate epimerase — MVFYKYSGSGNDFLIVQSFKKKDFSNLAKQVCHRHEGFGADGLVVVLPSKDYDYEWDFYNSDGSKAGMCGNASRCVGLFAYQHAIASKNHVFLAGKREISICIEEPNIIESNLGNYKILDTIPALRCKKFFTNNSVLENIPTFYLIDTGVPHLVGFVKNKRLLNSLNTLELRALRHAFNANINIAFIENEETIFLQTYERGVEDFTLACGTGMAAVFIAAHLFHNTPKKATLIPKSNESLELSLKNDGIFYKGAVRYIGMSVLGMRVFENGCF; from the coding sequence ATGGTATTTTACAAATATTCAGGGAGCGGGAATGATTTTTTAATCGTTCAAAGTTTCAAAAAAAAAGATTTTTCCAATTTAGCCAAACAGGTGTGCCATAGGCATGAAGGTTTTGGGGCTGATGGGCTTGTGGTCGTCTTACCGAGTAAAGATTATGACTACGAATGGGATTTTTACAATTCAGACGGCTCTAAAGCTGGCATGTGCGGGAATGCGAGCCGTTGCGTGGGGTTATTTGCCTACCAACATGCTATAGCCTCTAAAAACCATGTTTTTTTAGCCGGAAAAAGAGAGATTTCTATTTGCATAGAAGAACCCAATATCATAGAGAGCAATCTCGGTAACTACAAAATCCTAGACACCATACCCGCCTTAAGATGCAAAAAATTTTTTACTAATAACAGCGTTTTAGAAAATATCCCTACTTTCTACCTCATAGATACAGGAGTGCCGCATTTAGTGGGATTTGTGAAAAATAAAAGGTTATTAAATTCCCTTAACACGCTGGAATTAAGGGCTTTAAGGCATGCGTTTAACGCTAATATTAACATCGCTTTTATAGAAAATGAAGAGACGATTTTTTTACAAACTTATGAAAGGGGGGTTGAAGATTTCACGCTAGCTTGCGGGACAGGCATGGCAGCGGTTTTTATCGCCGCGCACCTTTTTCATAACACGCCTAAAAAAGCCACTCTCATCCCTAAAAGCAACGAATCTTTAGAGCTTTCTTTAAAAAATGATGGGATTTTTTATAAGGGCGCGGTGCGTTATATCGGCATGAGCGTTTTGGGCATGAGGGTTTTTGAAAATGGGTGTTTTTGA
- a CDS encoding radical SAM/SPASM domain-containing protein: MTPNKKLFKKIYIELSDICGLQCSFCPNPKNIRGVMPLELFEKVCKEAAPLTQMITLHVLGDPCKLKNLNRYLSTAKRFSLKVDLVTSGVYLHDFETLLQDAIYQISISLDAGLDHHNKLNQHRYIQKILEFCRYKCEKNSEVFLNLRIQDGTLEKHQNLIKPFLESFECISLETLISQGRARLFKKSFLNIQKTFKWPNLNAQNPLNQESKIPYCYGLIKQVAILSNGVVVPCCMDTQAHINLGDLNHMPLKDILNSQKAMAIKTHFLKGEALELLCKNCSYPLIRYKK; this comes from the coding sequence TTGACACCCAACAAGAAACTTTTTAAAAAAATCTATATAGAGTTAAGCGATATTTGCGGGTTGCAATGCAGTTTTTGCCCTAACCCTAAAAATATCAGAGGCGTGATGCCTTTAGAATTATTTGAAAAAGTTTGCAAAGAAGCGGCCCCCTTAACCCAAATGATCACCTTGCATGTCTTAGGCGATCCTTGCAAGCTCAAAAATTTAAACCGCTATTTAAGCACCGCTAAACGCTTTTCTTTGAAAGTGGATTTGGTTACTAGTGGGGTGTATTTGCACGATTTTGAGACGCTTTTACAAGATGCAATCTATCAAATCTCTATTTCTTTAGACGCAGGGCTAGACCATCACAACAAACTCAACCAGCACCGCTATATCCAAAAAATTTTAGAATTTTGCCGCTACAAATGTGAAAAAAATAGCGAAGTGTTTTTGAATTTACGCATTCAAGATGGAACCCTTGAAAAACACCAAAATTTGATCAAGCCTTTTTTAGAAAGCTTTGAATGTATTTCTTTAGAGACTCTAATATCGCAAGGCCGCGCTCGTTTGTTTAAAAAAAGTTTTTTGAATATCCAAAAGACCTTTAAATGGCCGAATTTGAACGCCCAAAATCCTTTAAACCAAGAATCAAAAATCCCCTATTGCTACGGGCTTATTAAACAAGTCGCTATTTTATCCAATGGCGTTGTCGTGCCGTGCTGCATGGACACGCAAGCTCATATCAACCTTGGCGATTTAAACCATATGCCCCTAAAAGATATTTTAAACAGCCAAAAAGCTATGGCCATCAAAACCCATTTTTTAAAGGGCGAAGCGTTAGAACTTTTATGCAAAAACTGCTCCTACCCTCTCATTCGTTATAAAAAATAA
- the rpiB gene encoding ribose 5-phosphate isomerase B, whose amino-acid sequence MNKPLNIAQVFIGSDHAGLHLAEFVKHFLEDKRFKIQAFLPTMRVDYPDYAKLVCQKVLENAQSYGILVCATGIGMSMGANRFKGIRAALCLDAYMAKMTRLHNNANVLCLGEKISGIGVTESILEAFFSTEFEQGRHVLRIQKLDESLKSST is encoded by the coding sequence ATGAATAAGCCTTTGAATATTGCTCAAGTTTTTATAGGCAGCGATCATGCAGGGTTGCATCTTGCAGAGTTTGTTAAACATTTTTTAGAAGACAAGCGTTTTAAGATCCAAGCTTTTTTACCCACTATGAGGGTGGATTACCCTGATTACGCCAAATTAGTGTGCCAAAAGGTTTTAGAAAATGCACAAAGCTATGGCATTTTAGTGTGCGCCACAGGGATAGGCATGAGCATGGGCGCTAATCGCTTTAAGGGTATTAGGGCCGCTTTGTGCCTTGATGCTTACATGGCCAAAATGACTCGCTTGCACAATAACGCTAATGTCTTGTGCTTGGGTGAAAAGATTAGCGGTATTGGCGTAACAGAAAGCATTTTAGAAGCGTTTTTCTCTACAGAATTTGAACAAGGCCGCCATGTGTTGCGCATCCAAAAGCTAGATGAATCGCTGAAATCATCAACCTAA
- a CDS encoding AI-2E family transporter gives MKAQYFFWILFLIGFYWMIYLYQDFLMDALIAGLLCVGFFQVKVFLDKRFFNVVSSFLCVLVLASVLIVPLYFIVYKSSNIIFEINFEKFSALIKWLKGTITENLSHFPAIRDGASKFLENFSAASITGYLLKISSYVGRYSLKLITDALFILGLLFFFFYYGERFYRYFLGVLPLGINQSKKIFEEVAGILRIVLLTSLITVILEGVAFGVMIVWFGHDGWSLGILYGLASLVPAVGGALIWIPIAIYELYHGNVNEAIFIALYSILLISVLIDSVIKPILIVFIKKRIFKTTLKINEMLIFFSMIAGISQFGFWGIIVGPTITAFFIALLRLYENYFIQNDQKACE, from the coding sequence ATGAAAGCTCAGTATTTCTTTTGGATTCTTTTTTTGATTGGTTTTTATTGGATGATCTATTTGTATCAAGATTTTTTAATGGATGCGCTGATTGCTGGGCTTTTGTGCGTGGGGTTTTTTCAAGTGAAAGTTTTTTTAGATAAGCGTTTTTTCAATGTTGTCAGTTCGTTTTTATGCGTTTTGGTTTTAGCGAGCGTTTTGATCGTGCCGTTGTATTTTATTGTTTATAAAAGTTCTAATATCATTTTTGAAATCAATTTTGAAAAATTTTCAGCCCTAATCAAATGGCTTAAAGGGACAATCACTGAAAATTTATCGCATTTTCCTGCCATTCGTGATGGAGCGAGCAAGTTTTTAGAAAATTTTAGTGCCGCTTCCATCACGGGTTATTTGTTGAAAATAAGCAGCTATGTGGGAAGATACAGCTTGAAACTCATTACAGACGCCTTGTTTATCTTGGGGCTGTTGTTTTTCTTTTTTTATTACGGGGAGAGATTTTATCGTTATTTTTTGGGGGTCTTGCCTCTTGGAATCAATCAAAGCAAAAAGATTTTTGAAGAAGTGGCTGGGATTTTACGCATCGTGCTTTTAACTTCCCTCATCACGGTTATTTTAGAGGGCGTGGCGTTTGGGGTGATGATCGTATGGTTTGGGCATGACGGCTGGTCTTTAGGGATTTTATACGGCTTGGCGTCTTTGGTGCCGGCTGTTGGGGGGGCTTTGATTTGGATCCCCATAGCAATTTATGAGCTTTATCATGGGAATGTGAATGAGGCGATATTTATCGCTTTGTATTCCATTTTATTGATTAGCGTGCTGATTGATAGCGTGATCAAGCCAATTTTAATCGTCTTCATCAAAAAAAGAATCTTTAAAACCACCCTTAAAATCAATGAAATGCTGATTTTCTTTTCCATGATTGCTGGGATTTCACAATTTGGTTTTTGGGGGATTATCGTAGGGCCTACTATCACGGCGTTTTTTATTGCGTTACTGCGGTTGTATGAGAATTACTTTATCCAAAACGATCAAAAAGCATGCGAATGA
- a CDS encoding DedA family protein yields MEEYIINLWNQHAATWGYLILFGWSILEGEIGLILAGIASYTGHMHLGLAILVAGIGGFVGDQIYFYIGRTNKAYIQKKLEKQRRKLALAHLLLQKHGWFIIFIQRYMYGMRTIIPISIGLTRYSALKFAIINLISAMVWASITIILAWYLGEELLHALEWLKKHPYALILLLVSFLALVLWYFQYYSKKNR; encoded by the coding sequence TTGGAAGAATACATCATTAACTTATGGAATCAGCATGCAGCGACTTGGGGGTATCTCATTTTATTTGGGTGGAGCATTTTAGAAGGCGAAATTGGGTTAATTTTAGCAGGGATTGCCAGCTATACCGGTCATATGCATTTAGGGTTAGCCATTTTAGTCGCAGGGATTGGGGGTTTTGTGGGGGATCAGATCTATTTTTACATCGGCCGCACCAATAAAGCTTACATCCAAAAAAAACTAGAAAAACAACGCCGAAAACTAGCCCTAGCCCATTTATTGTTGCAAAAACACGGCTGGTTTATCATTTTTATCCAACGCTACATGTATGGCATGCGCACCATCATTCCCATTAGCATAGGCCTCACGCGCTATAGCGCTTTAAAATTCGCTATCATCAATCTCATTAGTGCGATGGTGTGGGCGAGCATTACCATTATTCTAGCGTGGTATTTAGGAGAAGAATTATTGCATGCGTTAGAGTGGCTTAAAAAACACCCTTATGCGCTAATATTACTATTAGTATCTTTCTTGGCGTTAGTGCTATGGTATTTCCAATACTATAGTAAGAAAAACCGCTAG
- a CDS encoding leucyl aminopeptidase, translating to MLKIKLEKTTFENAKAECSLVFIVNKDFDHAWVKNKELLETFKYEGEGVFLDQENKILYAGVKEDDVHLLRESACLAVRALKKLAFKSVKVGVYTCHSKDNALLENLKALFLGLKLGLYEYDTFKSNKKESVLKEAIVALELHKPCEKTCANSLEKSAKEALKYAEIMTESLNIVRDLVNTPPMIATPVYMAEVAQKVAKENHLEIHVHDEKFLEEKKMNAFLAVNKASLGVNPPRLIHLVYKPKKAKKKIALVGKGLTYDCGGLSLKPADHMVTMKADKGGGSAVIGLLNALAKLGVEAEVHGIIGATENMIGPAAYKPDDILISKEGKSIEVRNTDAEGRLVLADCLSYAQDLSPDVIVDFATLTGACVVGLGEFTSAIMGHNEELKNLFETSGLESGELLAKLPFNRHLKKLIESKIADVCNISSSRYGGAITAGLFLNEFIRDEFKDKWLHIDIAGPAYVEKEWDVNSFGASGAGVRACTAFVEEFLKKA from the coding sequence ATGTTAAAAATCAAATTAGAAAAAACCACTTTTGAAAACGCAAAAGCTGAATGCAGTTTAGTTTTTATTGTCAATAAGGATTTTGATCACGCTTGGGTCAAAAATAAAGAATTGCTAGAAACCTTTAAATACGAAGGCGAAGGCGTGTTTTTAGACCAAGAAAATAAAATCTTGTACGCGGGCGTTAAAGAAGACGATGTGCATTTATTAAGAGAGAGTGCATGTTTAGCCGTTCGTGCCCTTAAAAAACTCGCTTTTAAAAGCGTTAAAGTGGGGGTTTATACTTGCCATTCTAAAGATAACGCGCTTTTAGAAAACTTGAAAGCGTTGTTTTTGGGCTTGAAATTAGGCTTGTATGAATACGACACTTTTAAATCCAACAAAAAAGAAAGCGTTTTAAAAGAAGCAATTGTCGCTTTGGAATTGCACAAGCCTTGCGAAAAAACTTGCGCAAATTCTTTAGAAAAGAGCGCGAAAGAAGCTTTAAAATACGCTGAAATCATGACAGAAAGCTTGAATATCGTTAGGGATCTAGTCAATACCCCCCCTATGATTGCCACCCCGGTTTATATGGCTGAAGTGGCGCAAAAAGTGGCTAAAGAAAACCATTTAGAAATCCATGTTCATGATGAAAAATTTTTAGAAGAAAAGAAAATGAACGCCTTTTTAGCGGTCAATAAAGCCTCTCTTGGCGTCAATCCTCCCCGCTTGATTCATTTAGTCTATAAGCCTAAAAAAGCGAAGAAAAAAATCGCTTTAGTGGGTAAGGGCTTGACTTATGATTGCGGGGGTTTGAGCTTGAAACCAGCCGACCACATGGTTACCATGAAAGCGGATAAAGGCGGTGGCTCTGCGGTGATTGGGCTTTTAAACGCATTAGCCAAATTGGGCGTGGAAGCTGAAGTGCATGGCATTATTGGGGCTACAGAAAACATGATAGGCCCGGCCGCTTATAAACCAGATGATATTTTGATCTCCAAAGAAGGCAAGAGCATAGAGGTGCGCAATACCGACGCTGAGGGGCGTTTGGTTTTAGCGGATTGTTTGAGCTACGCTCAAGATTTAAGCCCTGATGTGATCGTGGATTTTGCGACCCTTACCGGGGCATGCGTTGTGGGCTTAGGCGAATTCACTTCAGCGATCATGGGGCATAATGAAGAGTTAAAAAACCTCTTTGAAACTTCAGGGTTAGAATCCGGCGAATTATTAGCCAAACTCCCCTTTAACCGCCATTTAAAGAAATTGATCGAATCTAAAATCGCTGATGTGTGCAATATTTCTTCTTCACGCTATGGCGGTGCGATCACAGCGGGCTTGTTTTTAAATGAGTTTATTAGAGATGAGTTTAAGGATAAGTGGCTGCACATTGACATTGCAGGCCCTGCTTATGTGGAAAAAGAATGGGATGTGAATAGCTTTGGAGCGAGTGGGGCTGGGGTTAGAGCATGCACAGCTTTTGTGGAAGAATTTTTGAAAAAGGCTTGA
- the ychF gene encoding redox-regulated ATPase YchF, which produces MGLSVGIVGLPNVGKSSTFNALTKTQNAESANYPFCTIEPNKAIVNVPDRRLDALAQIIKPERILHSVVEFVDIAGLIKGASKGEGLGNQFLANIKECEVILQVVRCFEDDNITHVNDKIDPLNDIEIIELELILADIATLDKRIDRLQKALKSSKDAKNLLECALSLKTHLEELKPAKTFPLNASEAFLELDKELRFLSHKKMIYVANVGEEDLNILNEHAKKVRNHAKEQNSEFVALCAKLEEEMVSMSGDEVKEFLQSLGVEESGLEKTIRLSFKELGLINYFTTGVKEVRSWTIKKGSSAPVAAGVIHKDFEKGFIRAETISYDDFIAYKGEAGAKEKGALRIEGKDYIVQDGDVLHFRFNV; this is translated from the coding sequence ATGGGCTTGTCTGTAGGCATTGTGGGTTTGCCTAATGTGGGCAAATCCAGCACCTTTAACGCGCTCACTAAAACCCAAAACGCAGAGAGTGCGAACTACCCTTTTTGCACCATTGAACCCAATAAAGCCATCGTGAATGTGCCTGATAGGCGGCTTGATGCGTTGGCTCAAATAATAAAGCCTGAACGCATTTTGCATTCTGTGGTGGAATTTGTGGATATTGCCGGATTGATTAAGGGAGCGAGCAAGGGGGAGGGTTTAGGCAATCAATTTTTAGCCAATATCAAGGAATGCGAAGTGATCTTGCAAGTGGTACGCTGTTTTGAAGATGACAATATCACGCATGTGAACGATAAAATTGACCCCCTAAATGATATAGAGATCATTGAATTGGAGTTGATTTTAGCGGATATTGCCACTCTAGACAAAAGGATCGATCGCTTGCAAAAAGCCCTAAAAAGCTCAAAAGACGCTAAAAATCTTTTAGAATGCGCTTTGAGTTTAAAAACGCATTTAGAAGAATTAAAGCCAGCAAAAACTTTTCCCTTGAATGCAAGCGAGGCTTTTTTAGAATTGGACAAGGAATTGCGCTTTTTATCTCATAAAAAAATGATCTATGTCGCTAATGTGGGCGAAGAAGATTTAAATATTCTCAATGAGCATGCCAAAAAAGTCAGAAACCATGCGAAAGAGCAAAATAGCGAGTTTGTCGCCTTGTGTGCTAAATTGGAAGAAGAAATGGTTTCTATGAGTGGAGATGAAGTCAAAGAATTTTTGCAAAGCTTGGGCGTAGAAGAAAGCGGGCTAGAAAAGACCATTCGTTTGAGTTTTAAGGAATTAGGCTTGATCAATTATTTTACCACTGGAGTCAAGGAAGTGCGATCATGGACGATTAAAAAAGGCTCTAGTGCGCCTGTGGCTGCTGGGGTGATCCATAAGGATTTTGAAAAAGGCTTTATCAGAGCTGAAACCATCAGTTATGATGATTTTATCGCTTATAAGGGCGAAGCCGGAGCGAAAGAAAAGGGAGCGTTACGCATTGAAGGTAAGGACTATATCGTTCAAGATGGCGATGTGTTGCATTTTCGCTTCAATGTTTAG